A window of the Tripterygium wilfordii isolate XIE 37 chromosome 12, ASM1340144v1, whole genome shotgun sequence genome harbors these coding sequences:
- the LOC120010808 gene encoding aquaporin TIP2-1-like — MAIAFGRFDDSFSLGSIRAYLAEFISTLLFVFAGVGSAIAYNKLTGNAALDPAGLVAIAVCHGFALFVAVSVGANISGGHVNPAVTFGLALGGQITILSGIFYWIAQLLGSIVACFLLKFVTGGLAIPTHSLSAGVGAVEGVVMEIIITFALVYTVYATAADPKKGSLGTIAPIAIGFIVGANILAAGPFSGGSMNPARSFGPAVASGDFHDNWIYWVGPLIGGGLAGLIYGNLYMQSDHAPLSSDF; from the exons ATGGCCATAGCCTTTGGTCGCTTCGATGACTCTTTCAGTTTAGGGTCTATAAGGGCCTATCTTGCTGAGTTTATCTCTACCTTGCTCTTTGTTTTTGCTGGTGTTGGCTCTGCTATTGCTTACA ATAAGTTGACAGGAAATGCAGCACTGGATCCAGCGGGGCTGGTAGCGATCGCTGTTTGCCATGGTTTTGCTCTATTTGTCGCAGTCTCTGTGGGTGCTAACATCTCTGGTGGCCATGTTAACCCTGCTGTCACATTTGGTTTGGCTCTTGGTGGCCAAATTACCATCCTTTCTGGTATCTTCTATTGGATCGCTCAGCTTCTTGGCTCCATCGTCGCTTGCTTCCTCCTCAAATTCGTCACCGGCGGCTTG GCTATTCCTACGCACAGCTTATCCGCAGGAGTAGGAGCAGTTGAGGGAGTTGTGATGGAGATCATAATCACATTTGCATTGGTGTATACAGTCTACGCAACAGCAGCTGACCCAAAGAAGGGCTCACTGGGCACAATTGCACCAATAGCTATTGGTTTCATTGTGGGTGCCAACATCTTGGCTGCAGGCCCATTCTCAGGTGGATCCATGAACCCAGCCCGATCATTTGGCCCGGCCGTTGCTAGCGGTGACTTCCATGACAACTGGATCTATTGGGTTGGGCCTCTCATTGGCGGTGGTTTGGCTGGGCTTATCTATGGAAACCTGTACATGCAATCCGATCATGCACCACTATCCAGTGATTTCTAA
- the LOC120011551 gene encoding photosynthetic NDH subunit of subcomplex B 3, chloroplastic isoform X2 translates to MNTLPLNPSNPISLSIPYKFNHTTKARNTNLKFGFSRGRIRAVGTLPDSTEDQAKDPQETPHVDFAFVHARPLSNCVGGGICGTCLVEVVEGKELLSPRNEIEKEKLKKKPKTFRLACQTTVGDPNTTGLVVIQQLPEWKGHEWYDQKVLPSELDLDQQ, encoded by the exons ATGAACACTCTCCCACTTAACCCTTCAAACCCAATTTCCCTCTCAATCCCATACAAATTCAATCACACCACCAAAGCACGGAATACCAATCTAAAGTTTGGCTTCTCTAGAGGAAGGATTAGAGCTGTTGGCACACTCCCTGACAGTACTGAAGACCAGGCCAAGGACCCTCAAGAAACTCCACATGTAgattttgcttttgttcat GCTAGGCCTTTATCAAATTGTGTGGGAGGAGGGATTTGTGGCACTTGCTTGGTGGAG GTAGTAGAGGGGAAGGAGCTACTTAGTCCTCGTAATGAGATAGAGAAGGAAAAGCTAAAGAAG AAGCCTAAAACATTCAGACTGGCTTGCCAAACCACAGTTGGTGATCCAAATACCACAGGCCTG GTTGTCATCCAACAACTCCCTGAATGGAAAGGACATGAATGGTATGATCAAAAAGTTTTGCCTTCAGAGTTGGACTTGGACCAACAATAA
- the LOC120011551 gene encoding photosynthetic NDH subunit of subcomplex B 3, chloroplastic isoform X1, producing the protein MNTLPLNPSNPISLSIPYKFNHTTKARNTNLKFGFSRGRIRAVGTLPDSTEDQAKDPQETPHVDFAFVHSVLLPDGTLDVHYRKACGGQMLRNIMLDSNIDLYGPYARPLSNCVGGGICGTCLVEVVEGKELLSPRNEIEKEKLKKKPKTFRLACQTTVGDPNTTGLVVIQQLPEWKGHEWYDQKVLPSELDLDQQ; encoded by the exons ATGAACACTCTCCCACTTAACCCTTCAAACCCAATTTCCCTCTCAATCCCATACAAATTCAATCACACCACCAAAGCACGGAATACCAATCTAAAGTTTGGCTTCTCTAGAGGAAGGATTAGAGCTGTTGGCACACTCCCTGACAGTACTGAAGACCAGGCCAAGGACCCTCAAGAAACTCCACATGTAgattttgcttttgttcat TCTGTGTTGCTTCCAGATGGAACATTGGATGTTCATTACCGCAAAGCATGTGGTGGTCAAATGCTTAGGAATATAATGTTGGATTCTAACATTGATTTGTATGGACCATAT GCTAGGCCTTTATCAAATTGTGTGGGAGGAGGGATTTGTGGCACTTGCTTGGTGGAG GTAGTAGAGGGGAAGGAGCTACTTAGTCCTCGTAATGAGATAGAGAAGGAAAAGCTAAAGAAG AAGCCTAAAACATTCAGACTGGCTTGCCAAACCACAGTTGGTGATCCAAATACCACAGGCCTG GTTGTCATCCAACAACTCCCTGAATGGAAAGGACATGAATGGTATGATCAAAAAGTTTTGCCTTCAGAGTTGGACTTGGACCAACAATAA
- the LOC120011281 gene encoding tRNase Z TRZ3, mitochondrial — MPQIGTPLRLFFSASPLLAPLKPSLSLGRTKSFSFFTSISSCFSQRRHAAARQSSNIRKRSSSTFKEDRSRYGNRDKGLLMDETQSLAFNKRKAEGGDKSDKSKRNLQHKERKLNPVNTIAYVQILGTGLDTQDTSPSVLLFFDKQRFIFNAGEGLQRFCTEHKIKLSKIDYIFLSRVCSETAGGLPGLLLTLAGIGEQGMSVNVWGPSELKYLVDAMKCFIPHAAMVHTSSSGSTSSSEAAALPNTSKFVDPIVLVKDEVVKISAFLLQPSSSQGSAKKPVDMSVVYVCELPEIMGKFDPVKAKALGLKPGPKYRELQLGNSVKSDRHDTMVHPSDVMDSSVPGPIVLLVDCPTESHVQELLSTRSLNNYYADSSSNGTETTKTVNCVIHLSPTSIVRSPLYQKWMKKLGSAEHIIAGHEMKNVEIPILKSSARIAARLNYMCPQFFPAPGFWSLQHFEKSSSDSVIQSEAPVAKLCESISAENLLKYTLRPYAHLGLDRSCIPSLMSPSDVINELLLETPDIADAARLIRNLWHEYRETKEEIHPVEGNGVMIEEPWLDEKTKPPCLENIRRDDLEIVLLGTGSSQPSKYRNVSSVYINLFSKGSLLLDCGEGTLGQLKRRYGVEGADNAVKNLSCVWISHIHADHHTGLARILALRRDLLKGVPHRPLLVVGPRQLKRYLDAYERLEDLDMQFLDCRNTMKGSWEAFEENNESNKDSLSTGSPDNLEEMSNRVTTNIESTIFARGSPMQSYWKRPGSAVDNSPAFPLLKTLKEVLTEAGLETLISVPVVHCPQAFGIALKASERSNSVGKVIPGWKIVYSGDTRPCPELVEASRGATVLIHEATFEDGMMEEAVAKNHSTTKEAIEVGDSAGAYRIILTHFSQRYPKIPVFDDTHMHKTCIAFDMMSVNIADLPLVPKILPYIKLLFRNEMVVEDELDDAMNALTATL; from the exons ATGCCCCAAATCGGTACTCCTCTGCGCCTCTTCTTCTCCGCTTCTCCACTCCTCGCTCCACTGAAACCCTCTCTTTCTCTGGGCAGAACCaaatctttctctttcttcaccTCCATCTCTTCTTGCTTCTCACAACGACGCCACGCCGCCGCTCGTCAGTCCTCCAATATCAGAAAGAGGAGCAGCAGTACATTCAAGGAGGACAGGAGTAGATACGGAAACAGGGACAAAGGGCTCCTAATGGATGAAACTCAGTCCTTGGCGTTTAATAAAAGAAAGGCCGAGGGAGGAGACAAGAGTGATAAATCCAAGAGGAATCTGCAGCATAAAGAGCGCAAGCTCAATCCTGTCAATACCATAGCCTATGTGCAG ATTTTAGGGACTGGATTGGATACTCAGGATACATCGCCTTCAGTCCTGCTCTTCTTTGACAAGCAAAGGTTTATTTTTAATGCTGGAGAG GGACTACAACGATTCTGCACAGAGCATAAAATTAAGTTATCGAAG ATTGATTATATATTTCTCTCTCGTGTCTGCTCAGAGACAGCGGGTGGACTTCCAG GTTTGCTTTTGACTCTGGCTGGCATTGGAGAACAGGGAATGTCT GTCAATGTATGGGGTCCATCTGAATTAAAGTATTTAGTTGATGCGATGAAGTGTTTTATCCCACATGCTGCCATGGTTCATACGAGTAGTTCTGGTTCTACTTCTTCTTCTGAGGCTGCGGCTTTGCCTAATACAAGTAAGTTTGTGGACCCCATTGTTCTTGTGAAAGATGAGGTTGTCAAGATATCAGCATTTCTCCTGCAACCAAGTTCCTCACAAGGGTCTGCAAAAAAGCCTGTTGATATGTCTGTCGTATATGTTTGTGAATTGCCGGAAATTATGGGGAAATTTGATCCGGTTAAAGCTAAGGCCCTTGGTTTGAAACCTGGTCCAAAGTATAGAGAACTACAACTTGGTAATTCAGTGAAGTCAGATCGGCATGATACCATG GTTCATCCAAGTGATGTGATGGATTCTTCTGTTCCTGGTCCTATCGTATTACTTGTCGACTGCCCAACAGAATCTCATGTACAGGAATTATTATCCACACGGTCCCTCAATAATTATTATGCCGATTCCTCATCTAATGGAACAGAGACTACAAAGACTGTGAACTGTGTCATTCATTTAAGTCCTACCTCTATTGTGAGAAGTCCTCTTTATCAGAAGTGGATGAAGAAACTTGGCTCGGCAGAGCATATTATCGCTGGACATGAAAT GAAGAATGTGGAAATTCCCATTTTGAAATCGAGTGCTAGAATAGCAGCACGACTTAATTACATGTGTCCTCAGTTCTTTCCAGCCCCAGGATTTTGGTCTCTTCAACATTTTGAAAAGTCGTCATCAGATTCTGTTATTCAGAGTGAG gctCCTGTTGCAAAGCTATGTGAAAGCATTTCTGCTGAAAATCTCTTGAAG TACACTTTGCGTCCTTATGCTCATCTTGGATTGGATAGATCTTGTATTCCAAGTTTGATGTCTCCATCAGATGTCATCAATGAGCTACTCTTAGAGACTCCAGATATTGCTGATGCTGCCCGACTGATCAGGAATTTATGGCATGAGTATCGAGAAACAAAGGAGGAGATTCATCCGGTAGAAGGTAATGGAGTTATGATTGAAGAACCGTGGCTAGATGAGAAGACAAAGCCTCCTTGTTTGGAAAACATAAGGAGGGATGACCTGGAGATTGTTCTTCTGGGAACAGGTTCGTCCCAGCCTTCTAAGTATAGGAATGTTAGCTCTGTCTATATCAATTTATTCTCGAAAGGGAGTTTGCTCTTAGATTGTGGGGAAGGAACGCTGGGACAACTAAAACGAAG ATATGGAGTGGAAGGTGCTGATAATGCTGTAAAGAATCTGAGTTGCGTTTGGATTTCTCATATACATGCTGATCACCACACGGGTTTAGCCAGAATTCTTGCTCTGCGACGTGATTTGTTGAAGGGAGTGCCTCATAGACCATTACTTGTTGTTGGACCGCGGCAGCTTAAGAGATATCTGGATGCATATGAAAGACTTGAAGATCTAGATATGCAGTTCCTTGATTGTAGAAACACCATGAAAGGTTCATGGGAAGCTTTTGAGGAAAATAATGAATCAAATAAGGATAGCTTATCTACAGGAAGTCCAGATAATTTAGAGGAAATGAGCAATAGAGTAACAACGAATATTGAGTCTACTATATTTGCTAGAGGTAGTCCAATGCAAAGCTATTGGAAGAGACCTGGTAGCGCAGTTGACAATAGCCCGGCATTTCCATTATTGAAGACATTGAAGGAAGTGCTAACAGAAGCAGGATTGGAGACTTTGATTAGTGTCCCGGTGGTGCACTGTCCTCAGGCATTTGGTATTGCCTTGAAGGCGTCAGAGAGAAGCAATAGTGTTGGAAAAGTGATACCAGGATGGAAGATTGTGTACTCAGGTGACACAAGGCCTTGCCCTGAACTGGTAGAGGCATCTCGTGGAGCTACGGTTCTTATACATGAG GCGACGTTCGAGGACGGAATGATGGAGGAGGCTGTGGCAAAAAACCACAGCACAACAAAGGAAGCCATAGAAGTTGGAGACTCTGCTGGTGCATATCGCATCATCCTCACCCATTTCAGCCAAAGATACCCCAAAATCCCTGTATTTGATGATACCCACATGCACAAAACATGCATTGCGTTTGACATGATGAGTGTTAACATAGCAGATTTGCCTCTTGTCCCTAAAATTCTTCCATATATTAAGCTGCTCTTCAGGAATGAGATGGTAGTTGAGGATGAATTAGATGATGCTATGAACGCTCTAACTGCCACTTTGTAA